One genomic window of Thermoproteales archaeon includes the following:
- a CDS encoding transcriptional regulator: MNKDQLIGAGLLVGSVAGIVVYAYILFLTEYTMLLLQLTAFIAIAGVLGILAWIGYTLATTPPPKPIEEIEKELEEELKKLEEEEKKEKEKEEEKND, encoded by the coding sequence CGCGGGTCTTCTCGTGGGCTCGGTCGCTGGGATAGTAGTATACGCTTACATTCTCTTCTTAACGGAATATACTATGCTACTGTTGCAGCTTACAGCTTTCATAGCCATAGCTGGAGTATTGGGGATATTGGCGTGGATAGGGTATACTTTAGCAACAACACCACCTCCAAAGCCAATAGAGGAGATTGAGAAAGAACTTGAAGAAGAGCTTAAAAAGCTAGAGGAGGAAGAAAAGAAAGAAAAGGAAAAAGAGGAGGAAAAAAACGACTAA